The DNA region GTTGAGACGAGGCGCACGCGTGCGGCTGCTGCCCGCCGGCGCCTCCGTTGACGTTCGTTCAAGGAGCACACGCGATGCCCAGAGTCAAAGGCGGACCGGCCTCACGCCGTCGCCGCAAAAAGATCATGAAGCTGGCCAAGGGTTACGTCGGCGGCCGCCGGCGGCTCTACCGCGTCGCCAGGGAAACCGTCGAGCGCGGGCTGGCCTACGCCTACCGGGACCGCCGGGTGCGCAAACGCGTATTCCGCGGCCTGTGGAACATTCGCATCAGCGCCGGGGCGCGGGTCAACGGACTGTCCTACAGCCGGCTGATCCACGGCCTCAAGCTCGCCGGGGTGGCGCTGGACCGGAAGATCCTGGCGGACCTCGCGGCCACCGACGCGCACCTGTTCGACCAGCTTGCCCAGCGCGCGAAGCTTGCCCTCGACCCGAATCGGGAAGGTGCTCCCGACGTTCGGGAACCCGACCCTGAGCCGGAGTCCGCGGAGGAAGCGGCCGCCGACTCCGATACAGGGGAGGCTCCCGAAGCCTGACACCCTGACTCCGCGATGATCGAGATACTGGAAAAGCTCCACGAGGAAGTGACCGGGCGCCTTGGGCACTGCGCGTCGGAACAGGACGTGGAGCAGATTCGCGTCGACTACCTCGGCCGCAAGGGCGGCAAGCTGACCGCGCTGCTGCGCGGCCTGCGGGAGCTTCCGGCCGAGGAACGGCCGAGCGCCGGCGCCGAGTTGAACCGGCGCCGGGGGGAAGTCGAGACCCTGCTCGAAACGCGGCTCGCCGAGTTGCGCCGCCAGCGGGAGAGCACGCGCGAGGGTGGGCCCCGGCTCGACGTGACCTTGCCGGGCAACCGCCTGGAGCGTGGCCGGGTCCACCCCTTGACCCGGGTGACGGATGAGATCATCGACGTTTTCACCGGCATGGGGTTCGAGATCGCGCGGGGGCCGGACGTGGAGGACGACTACCACAACTTCGAAGCCCTCAACATTCCCAGAGACCACCCGGCGCGGGACATGCAGGACACCTTTTTCGTGTCGGAGAACCACGTGCTCCGCACCCACACCTCGCCGGTGCAGATCCGCGTCATGGAGACGCGCCGTCCGCCGCTCCAGATCATCGCGCCCGGAGCCGTCTACCGCCACGACGACGACGCCACCCATTCGCCCGTGTTCCACCAGGTGGAAGGCTTCATGGTGGACCGGCACATCACCTTCGGCGACCTCAAGGGCGTGCTCACCCACTTCCTGGAGGAGATCTTCGAAGGGGACGTGCGCGTACGCTTCCGTCCGAGCTTCTTCCCGTTCACCGAA from Deltaproteobacteria bacterium includes:
- the pheS gene encoding phenylalanine--tRNA ligase subunit alpha — encoded protein: MIEILEKLHEEVTGRLGHCASEQDVEQIRVDYLGRKGGKLTALLRGLRELPAEERPSAGAELNRRRGEVETLLETRLAELRRQRESTREGGPRLDVTLPGNRLERGRVHPLTRVTDEIIDVFTGMGFEIARGPDVEDDYHNFEALNIPRDHPARDMQDTFFVSENHVLRTHTSPVQIRVMETRRPPLQIIAPGAVYRHDDDATHSPVFHQVEGFMVDRHITFGDLKGVLTHFLEEIFEGDVRVRFRPSFFPFTEPSAEVDIGCILCRGVEDSCRVCRGSGWLEILGSGMIDPNVFDFVGYDTEAYSGFAFGMGVERIAMLKYGMDDIRLFFQNDIRFLRQFPL